The following coding sequences are from one Streptomyces sp. NBC_00536 window:
- a CDS encoding RNA-guided endonuclease InsQ/TnpB family protein gives MKLVVQVKLLPTVAQEVALAATLRACNEAGSWVSEVAVERDTYRNFDLRKHVYTEIKARWGLGAQAAQHVIKKTCDAYTTLRANLRTGKLGRPGSERHRRASQTPIGFRTSAAQPYDDRMLSWQVDARTVSIWTTSGRMKDVAFTGGPEQLATLALYRKGESDLLYRDGAWFLLATCEVPEAELNTEPVDFLGVDLGVVNVATTSDGEIMAGRRLNRLRERDLKLRAKLQRKGTKSARRRAQRRRRKEARRSRDVNHKIAKRIVAEAERTGRGIGLENLTGIRERVRLRKPQRAMVHSWAFAQLGEFIAYKARRTGVPVVYVDPAYTSRTCAECGHVDKANRVSQARFVCRSCGFVDHADRNGSRNIRARAQMLWRSGAPSTAPAIPERRVAGRGRHTTAGGVP, from the coding sequence GTGAAGCTCGTGGTGCAGGTCAAGCTGTTGCCGACGGTGGCGCAGGAGGTGGCGCTCGCGGCGACCTTGCGCGCCTGCAACGAAGCGGGCTCGTGGGTGAGCGAGGTGGCGGTCGAGCGGGACACGTACCGGAACTTCGACCTGCGCAAGCACGTCTACACCGAGATCAAGGCCAGGTGGGGTCTGGGAGCGCAGGCCGCCCAGCATGTGATCAAGAAAACGTGCGATGCGTATACGACGCTGAGGGCGAACCTGCGGACCGGCAAACTGGGTCGGCCCGGGTCGGAGCGCCACCGCCGGGCGTCGCAGACGCCGATCGGATTCCGGACGTCCGCGGCTCAGCCGTACGACGACCGGATGCTGTCGTGGCAGGTGGATGCGCGGACGGTCTCGATCTGGACCACCAGCGGGCGGATGAAGGACGTTGCTTTCACGGGCGGCCCGGAACAGCTCGCCACCCTTGCTCTGTACCGCAAGGGCGAGTCGGATCTGCTGTACCGGGACGGAGCCTGGTTCCTGCTCGCGACCTGCGAGGTGCCCGAGGCGGAGCTGAACACGGAGCCGGTGGACTTTCTGGGCGTGGATCTGGGCGTCGTCAACGTCGCCACCACCTCGGACGGCGAGATCATGGCCGGACGTCGCCTCAATCGCCTGCGCGAACGGGACCTGAAATTACGGGCCAAGCTGCAACGCAAGGGAACCAAGTCCGCGAGGCGTCGCGCACAGCGAAGGCGGCGCAAGGAGGCCCGGCGCAGCCGGGACGTCAATCACAAAATCGCGAAGCGCATCGTGGCCGAGGCTGAACGCACCGGACGCGGGATCGGTCTGGAGAACCTGACCGGGATCCGTGAACGGGTACGGCTGAGGAAGCCCCAACGGGCCATGGTGCACTCCTGGGCCTTCGCTCAACTGGGGGAGTTCATCGCGTACAAGGCCCGCCGAACGGGAGTGCCGGTGGTGTACGTCGATCCGGCGTACACCTCCCGCACCTGCGCCGAATGCGGGCACGTGGACAAGGCGAACCGGGTCTCACAGGCCCGGTTCGTGTGCCGGTCGTGCGGATTCGTTGATCACGCAGACCGCAACGGCTCCCGCAACATCCGCGCACGCGCGCAGATGCTGTGGCGAAGCGGGGCCCCGTCAACGGCCCCAGCCATTCCGGAACGCCGGGTGGCCGGACGCGGACGGCACACCACAGCCGGTGGTGTGCCGTAA
- the mce gene encoding methylmalonyl-CoA epimerase, with amino-acid sequence MLTRIDHIGIACFDLDKTVEFYRATYGFEVFHSEVNEEQGVREAMLKINGTSDGGASYIQLLEPTREDSAVGKWLAKNGEGVHHIAFGTEDVDGDSEAIRGKGVRVLYDEPRRGSMDSRITFLHPKDCHGVLTELVTANPEPSTTHH; translated from the coding sequence ATGCTGACAAGAATCGACCACATCGGGATCGCCTGCTTCGACCTGGACAAGACCGTCGAGTTCTACCGTGCCACGTACGGCTTCGAGGTGTTCCACTCCGAGGTCAACGAGGAGCAGGGCGTCCGCGAGGCCATGCTCAAGATCAACGGGACCTCGGACGGCGGCGCCTCCTACATCCAGCTCCTGGAGCCCACCCGGGAGGACTCCGCGGTCGGCAAGTGGCTGGCCAAGAACGGCGAGGGCGTGCACCACATCGCCTTCGGCACCGAGGACGTCGACGGGGACTCCGAGGCCATCCGCGGCAAGGGCGTCCGCGTCCTCTACGACGAGCCGCGCAGGGGCTCCATGGACTCCCGGATCACCTTCCTGCACCCCAAGGACTGCCACGGCGTCCTCACGGAACTGGTCACCGCCAACCCCGAGCCGTCAACCACCCATCATTAG
- a CDS encoding acetyl-CoA C-acetyltransferase — translation MSGTNNTTSVIVAGARTPMGRLLGSLKSFSGADLGGFAIKSALDRAGISGDQVQYVIMGQVLQAGAGQIPARQAAVKGGIPMNVPALTINKVCLSGLDAIALADQLIRAGEFDIVVAGGQESMTNAPHLLPKSREGYKYGAVEMLDAMAYDGLTDAFENIPMGLSTETHNTRLGIERAPQDEFAAASHQKAAAAQKNGVFAAEITPVEIPQRKGDPVVFAEDEGIRAETTVESLGKLRPAFAKDGTITAGTSSQISDGAAAVVVMSKAKAEELGLEWIAEIGAHGNVAGPDNSLQSQPSNAILHALKKEGLEVADLDLIEINEAFAAVAVQSMKDLGVDPERVNVNGGAIALGHPIGMSGARVVLHLALELGRRGGGVGAAALCGGGGQGDALIVRVPAPGSGSKA, via the coding sequence ATGTCCGGAACGAACAACACCACTTCAGTGATCGTCGCCGGGGCCCGCACGCCCATGGGGCGGCTGCTCGGCTCGCTGAAGTCCTTCTCGGGTGCCGATCTCGGCGGTTTCGCCATCAAGTCCGCGCTGGACCGGGCCGGGATCTCCGGTGACCAGGTGCAGTACGTGATCATGGGGCAGGTGCTCCAGGCGGGCGCCGGCCAGATCCCCGCCCGCCAGGCGGCGGTCAAGGGCGGCATCCCCATGAACGTCCCCGCGCTCACCATCAACAAGGTGTGTCTGTCGGGTCTGGACGCCATCGCCCTGGCCGACCAGCTCATCCGCGCCGGAGAGTTCGACATCGTGGTCGCGGGCGGCCAGGAGTCGATGACCAACGCCCCGCACCTGCTGCCCAAGTCGCGCGAGGGCTACAAGTACGGCGCCGTCGAAATGCTCGACGCGATGGCCTACGACGGCCTCACCGACGCCTTCGAGAACATTCCGATGGGCCTGTCCACCGAGACGCACAACACCCGTCTGGGCATCGAGCGCGCCCCGCAGGACGAGTTCGCGGCCGCCTCCCACCAGAAGGCCGCCGCCGCCCAGAAGAACGGCGTCTTCGCCGCCGAGATCACCCCCGTGGAGATCCCGCAGCGCAAGGGCGACCCGGTCGTCTTCGCCGAGGACGAGGGCATCCGCGCCGAGACCACGGTCGAGTCCCTGGGCAAGCTGCGCCCCGCCTTCGCGAAGGACGGCACGATCACCGCCGGCACCTCGTCCCAGATCAGCGACGGCGCGGCCGCCGTGGTCGTGATGAGCAAGGCGAAGGCCGAGGAGCTGGGCCTGGAGTGGATCGCGGAGATCGGCGCCCACGGCAATGTGGCGGGCCCCGACAACTCGCTCCAGTCGCAGCCCTCGAACGCGATCCTGCACGCCCTCAAGAAGGAGGGCCTGGAGGTCGCCGACCTGGACCTGATCGAGATCAACGAGGCCTTCGCGGCGGTCGCCGTGCAGTCAATGAAGGACCTCGGCGTGGACCCGGAAAGGGTGAACGTCAACGGCGGCGCGATCGCGCTGGGCCACCCGATCGGCATGTCCGGCGCCCGCGTGGTGCTGCACCTGGCACTGGAACTGGGCCGGCGCGGCGGCGGCGTCGGCGCGGCCGCCCTGTGCGGCGGCGGCGGTCAGGGCGACGCGCTGATCGTGCGCGTGCCCGCTCCCGGCTCCGGCTCGAAGGCGTAG
- the meaB gene encoding methylmalonyl Co-A mutase-associated GTPase MeaB, whose product MTTVDVPSLVAQAREGRPRAVARLISLVEGASPQLREVMAALAPLTGGAYVVGLTGSPGVGKSTSTSALVSAYRRMGKRVGVLAVDPSSPFSGGALLGDRVRMSDHASDPGVYIRSMATRGHLGGLAWSAPQAIRVLDAAGCDVVLVETVGVGQSEVEIASQADTSVVLLAPGMGDGIQAAKAGILEIGDVYVVNKADRDGADATARELNHMLGLGESRGPGAWRPPIIKTVAARGEGIDEVVEALEKHRAWMDEHGVLAERRRARAAREVETIAITALRARLADLHGDAHLDALAARVAAGELDPYAASDTLLATLTEG is encoded by the coding sequence ATGACGACGGTGGACGTTCCCTCGCTCGTGGCCCAGGCCCGGGAGGGCAGGCCACGGGCCGTGGCCCGGCTGATCTCGCTGGTCGAGGGGGCGTCCCCGCAGCTGCGCGAGGTGATGGCGGCCCTGGCCCCGCTGACCGGCGGGGCGTACGTGGTGGGCCTCACGGGCTCGCCCGGCGTGGGCAAGTCCACGTCGACCTCGGCGCTCGTGTCGGCGTACCGGCGCATGGGCAAGCGCGTCGGCGTGCTGGCCGTGGACCCCTCCTCGCCGTTCTCCGGCGGGGCCCTGCTCGGTGACCGGGTGCGGATGTCGGACCACGCCTCGGATCCGGGGGTCTACATCCGCTCGATGGCCACCCGCGGGCACCTGGGCGGCCTCGCGTGGTCCGCCCCGCAGGCGATCCGGGTGCTGGACGCGGCGGGCTGCGACGTGGTCCTCGTGGAGACGGTCGGCGTGGGCCAGTCGGAGGTGGAGATCGCCTCGCAGGCGGACACCTCCGTGGTGCTGCTGGCCCCGGGCATGGGCGACGGGATCCAGGCCGCCAAGGCGGGCATCCTGGAGATCGGCGACGTGTACGTGGTCAACAAGGCGGACCGGGACGGGGCCGACGCCACCGCCCGCGAGCTGAACCACATGCTGGGCCTGGGGGAGTCCCGGGGCCCGGGCGCCTGGCGGCCGCCGATCATCAAGACGGTGGCGGCCCGCGGGGAGGGCATCGACGAGGTCGTGGAGGCCCTGGAGAAGCACCGGGCGTGGATGGACGAGCACGGGGTGCTGGCGGAGCGCCGCAGGGCGCGTGCGGCCCGTGAGGTGGAGACCATCGCGATCACCGCGCTGCGGGCCCGGCTGGCCGATCTGCACGGCGATGCCCATCTCGACGCGCTGGCCGCGCGGGTGGCGGCCGGGGAGCTGGATCCGTACGCCGCCTCCGACACGCTGCTGGCGACGCTGACGGAGGGCTGA
- a CDS encoding 50S ribosomal protein bL37: MAKRGNKKRARRKKKANHGKRPNS, from the coding sequence ATGGCGAAGCGCGGCAACAAGAAGCGAGCACGCAGGAAGAAGAAGGCGAATCACGGCAAGCGTCCCAACAGCTGA
- a CDS encoding PepSY domain-containing protein — MKRNLFVSSAAAVVLMAGGPVAAAAAQTTGDAARAGAAVTAVPADVSAETAATAALKHFPGVVESLDKDGSIWHVNVIGKNGASHAELQVDVASGAVTQPNSADKNDNGNEYAPLIAAKVTAVRAMKAAVAAHAGQVRSVSWDSDDDNGSTKRYWNVEIKTSGGGTQNVHVDPTSGKVLSSNSDNGDGGNDENSDGGS; from the coding sequence ATGAAGCGCAATCTGTTCGTCTCGTCCGCCGCGGCCGTGGTCCTGATGGCCGGCGGTCCGGTCGCTGCCGCCGCCGCCCAGACCACGGGCGACGCGGCGAGAGCCGGGGCCGCGGTCACCGCCGTACCGGCCGACGTATCGGCCGAGACGGCCGCCACCGCGGCGCTGAAGCACTTCCCGGGCGTCGTGGAGTCCCTCGACAAGGACGGCTCCATCTGGCACGTCAACGTGATCGGCAAGAACGGCGCCAGCCACGCCGAGCTGCAGGTCGACGTCGCCAGCGGCGCGGTGACCCAGCCCAACAGCGCCGACAAGAACGACAACGGCAACGAGTACGCGCCCCTGATCGCCGCCAAGGTCACCGCCGTCCGGGCGATGAAGGCCGCCGTCGCCGCCCACGCCGGCCAGGTCCGGTCGGTCAGCTGGGACAGCGACGACGACAACGGCAGCACCAAGCGCTACTGGAACGTGGAGATCAAGACCTCCGGCGGCGGCACGCAGAACGTCCACGTCGACCCCACCAGCGGCAAGGTCCTCTCGTCGAACTCCGACAACGGGGACGGCGGCAACGACGAGAACTCCGACGGCGGCAGCTAG
- a CDS encoding MarR family winged helix-turn-helix transcriptional regulator, protein METETATAPQPPAEGTTWLTDAEQCAWRTHLDVSRLLMHQLEKDLQPFGLTNNDYEILVNLSESEGLRMRMSDLATSTLQSKSRLSHQITRMEAAGLVIRVNCESDRRGLYAVLTETGMDLMRKVAPHHVASVRKHFIGLLTPQALADLRASLAPVADHLRDQRGKA, encoded by the coding sequence ATGGAGACCGAGACGGCCACCGCCCCCCAGCCTCCGGCTGAGGGGACCACCTGGCTCACCGACGCCGAGCAGTGCGCCTGGCGCACCCACCTGGACGTCAGCAGGCTGCTGATGCACCAGCTGGAAAAGGATCTCCAGCCCTTCGGGCTCACCAACAACGACTACGAGATCCTGGTCAACCTCTCGGAGTCCGAGGGCCTGCGGATGCGCATGAGCGACCTCGCCACCTCGACGCTCCAGTCCAAGAGCCGGCTCTCGCACCAGATCACGCGCATGGAAGCCGCGGGGCTGGTCATCCGGGTCAACTGCGAGTCCGACCGGCGCGGGCTGTACGCCGTGCTCACCGAGACCGGCATGGACCTGATGCGCAAGGTCGCCCCGCACCACGTGGCATCCGTCCGCAAGCACTTCATCGGCCTGCTGACCCCGCAGGCCCTGGCGGACCTGCGCGCCTCGCTGGCTCCGGTCGCCGACCACCTCAGGGACCAGCGCGGCAAGGCCTGA
- a CDS encoding AIM24 family protein yields the protein MNYGPVQGGAGGPTVFDPHTLPSDDNVNSYTFCVELKGSQWFLQKGKMIAYYGRIEFNGIGHGRFDRLLRTSFHSPLHASDWVVAEGQGKMLLADRAFDVNSYDLEDGNLTIRSGNLLAYQPTLALKQSIVPGFLTLIGTGKFVAASNGPVVFMEPPLRVDPQALVGWADCPSPCHHYDHGYMSGVLGGLRSLTGIGGTSGEEHQFEFVGAGTVLLQSTELLMAEQSVGAVGAGAGEPGVPGAGHGAQGPLGQLGVPRMPGQLGDLQRRLGL from the coding sequence GTGAACTACGGACCTGTACAGGGCGGAGCCGGCGGGCCGACGGTCTTCGACCCGCACACGCTGCCGTCCGACGACAACGTCAACTCCTACACCTTCTGCGTGGAACTCAAAGGAAGTCAGTGGTTCCTGCAGAAGGGCAAGATGATCGCCTACTACGGGCGGATCGAGTTCAACGGGATCGGGCACGGCCGGTTCGACCGGCTGCTGCGGACGAGCTTCCACTCGCCCCTGCACGCGAGCGACTGGGTGGTGGCCGAGGGGCAGGGCAAGATGCTCCTCGCCGACCGGGCCTTCGACGTGAACTCGTACGACCTGGAGGACGGGAACCTGACGATCCGGTCGGGGAACCTGCTCGCCTACCAGCCCACCCTGGCCCTCAAGCAGTCGATCGTCCCGGGTTTCCTGACGCTGATCGGAACCGGGAAGTTCGTGGCCGCGTCCAACGGACCGGTGGTGTTCATGGAGCCGCCGCTGCGGGTGGACCCGCAGGCGCTGGTGGGCTGGGCGGACTGCCCGTCGCCCTGCCACCACTACGACCACGGGTACATGTCCGGCGTGCTGGGCGGGCTGCGTTCGCTCACCGGGATCGGCGGCACCTCGGGCGAGGAGCACCAGTTCGAGTTCGTCGGCGCGGGCACGGTGCTGCTGCAGTCCACCGAGCTGCTGATGGCGGAGCAGTCGGTCGGGGCGGTGGGCGCGGGCGCCGGGGAGCCGGGTGTGCCGGGGGCCGGGCACGGGGCGCAGGGGCCGCTGGGCCAGCTGGGCGTGCCGCGGATGCCGGGGCAGCTGGGTGATCTCCAGCGCCGTCTCGGGCTGTGA
- a CDS encoding AIM24 family protein, which produces MPFREINSKMIEAQVVPGQKLYSQRGAMLAYRGEVSFTPNLTGGQGGVMGMIGRRVANEQTPLMTVEGSGTVMFGHGGHHVQVINLSGETLYVEADRLLAFDGTLQQGTMFMGSQGGVMGMVRGQVTGQGLFTTTLKGHGAVAVMAHGGVIELPITPQRPIHVDPQAYVAHHGEVRNKLSTALGWRDMVGRGSGEAFQLELSGQGAVYVQASEDKL; this is translated from the coding sequence ATGCCGTTCCGCGAGATCAACTCGAAGATGATCGAGGCCCAGGTCGTCCCCGGGCAGAAGCTCTACAGCCAGCGCGGGGCGATGCTCGCCTACCGCGGCGAGGTCTCCTTCACCCCGAACCTCACGGGCGGTCAGGGCGGCGTGATGGGCATGATCGGGCGCCGGGTGGCGAACGAGCAGACCCCGCTGATGACGGTCGAGGGCAGCGGCACCGTGATGTTCGGCCACGGCGGCCACCACGTCCAGGTCATCAACCTCTCCGGCGAGACCCTCTACGTCGAGGCCGACCGGCTGCTCGCCTTCGACGGCACCCTCCAGCAGGGCACGATGTTCATGGGCTCGCAGGGCGGCGTCATGGGCATGGTGCGCGGCCAGGTCACCGGCCAGGGCCTGTTCACCACGACCCTCAAGGGCCACGGCGCGGTCGCGGTGATGGCGCACGGCGGGGTCATCGAGCTGCCGATCACCCCGCAGCGCCCCATCCACGTGGACCCCCAGGCCTACGTCGCCCACCACGGCGAGGTGCGCAACAAGCTCTCCACCGCGCTCGGCTGGCGGGACATGGTGGGCCGCGGTTCGGGCGAGGCGTTCCAGCTGGAACTGTCCGGCCAGGGTGCGGTGTACGTACAGGCGTCGGAGGACAAACTGTGA
- a CDS encoding AIM24 family protein, translating into MAQFRLQGSKVLAVDLTGDAVKAKNGSMVAYDGQMAFKKMTGGGEGLRGMVTRRLTGEQMTVMEVQGHGTCFFADRASEINLVDLRGEKLYVESSNLLCTDAGLRTGTTFTGLRGGATGNGLFTTTVEGSGQAAIMSDGPAVVLRVSGQYPLSVDPGAYIAHTGNLQQHFQSGVNFRTLMGEGSGESFQIRFEGEGLVYVQPSERNTIGGDL; encoded by the coding sequence GTGGCTCAGTTCCGACTCCAAGGCAGCAAGGTGCTCGCCGTCGACCTGACCGGCGACGCCGTCAAAGCGAAGAACGGCTCGATGGTCGCGTACGACGGCCAGATGGCCTTCAAGAAGATGACCGGCGGTGGCGAAGGCCTCCGCGGGATGGTCACGCGACGGCTCACCGGTGAGCAGATGACCGTGATGGAGGTGCAGGGGCACGGCACCTGCTTCTTCGCGGACCGCGCGAGTGAGATCAATCTGGTCGATCTCCGCGGCGAGAAGCTCTACGTCGAGTCCAGCAACCTCCTGTGCACCGACGCCGGCCTGCGCACCGGCACCACCTTCACCGGCCTGCGCGGCGGGGCGACGGGCAACGGCCTGTTCACCACGACCGTCGAGGGCTCGGGGCAGGCGGCGATCATGTCCGACGGCCCGGCCGTGGTGCTGCGGGTCAGCGGCCAGTACCCGCTCTCCGTGGACCCGGGCGCGTACATCGCGCACACCGGCAACCTCCAGCAGCACTTCCAGTCCGGGGTGAACTTCCGCACCCTGATGGGCGAGGGCTCGGGCGAGTCCTTCCAGATCCGCTTCGAGGGCGAGGGCCTGGTCTACGTGCAGCCCAGCGAGCGCAACACCATCGGGGGCGACCTCTGA
- a CDS encoding DUF3817 domain-containing protein yields the protein MDIKTASALHRLRLISVPEALSFPALLIFGSLLSRISDIDYLMMPLGILHGILFVIYAVFLLDVWLKAKWPVKKVALFFLFALLPFGGLFGDRILKRDEADSVLAARAREAARA from the coding sequence GTGGACATCAAGACCGCCTCCGCCCTGCACCGGCTGCGCCTCATCTCCGTACCGGAGGCGCTGTCGTTCCCGGCGCTGCTGATCTTCGGCTCGCTGCTGAGCCGGATCTCCGACATCGACTACCTGATGATGCCGCTGGGCATCCTGCACGGCATCCTCTTCGTGATCTACGCGGTCTTCCTGCTGGACGTGTGGCTCAAGGCGAAGTGGCCGGTCAAGAAGGTCGCCCTGTTCTTCCTGTTCGCGCTGCTGCCCTTCGGCGGCCTCTTCGGCGACCGGATCCTGAAGCGGGACGAGGCCGACAGCGTGCTGGCCGCGCGGGCCCGCGAGGCGGCGCGCGCATGA
- a CDS encoding MTH1187 family thiamine-binding protein — MIVAFSVTPLGVGEEVGEYVADAVRVVRESGLPNRTDAMFTTVEGEWDEVMDVVRRAVAAVEARAPRVSFILKADIRPGVSDGMTSKIETVERHLAGG, encoded by the coding sequence ATGATCGTCGCGTTCTCCGTGACCCCGCTGGGGGTTGGCGAAGAGGTCGGCGAGTACGTCGCCGACGCGGTCCGCGTGGTCCGCGAGTCCGGGCTGCCCAACCGCACCGACGCCATGTTCACCACGGTGGAGGGCGAGTGGGATGAGGTGATGGACGTGGTCCGGCGCGCGGTGGCCGCCGTGGAGGCGCGGGCGCCCCGGGTCTCCTTCATCCTCAAGGCCGACATCCGCCCCGGCGTCAGCGACGGCATGACCTCGAAGATCGAGACGGTGGAACGCCACCTCGCCGGGGGCTGA
- a CDS encoding glycoside hydrolase family 6 protein, producing the protein MPGRRRRITTLTSLVLLLLAAAVTAACTSSSGPGAAPARTQAAAPADAEAAGSPYWVDPQSDAARQVAAWEAQGRNGDAQVLRRIADQPMALWGPGDDPGPEIRRAVNGARAAGRTVLLTAYNIPHRDCGQHSAGGAGSATAYRSWIGAFADNIGAAKAIVILEPDAVPHMVDGCTRADHHDERFRLLSEAVDRLKRNKNTRVYLDAGNPAWIPDPMKLVGALYKAGIDRADGFSLNVSNFQPDAAGRAYGAALSQETEGKHFVIDTSRNGDGPLPGDRQQAWCNPPGRALGVRPTDKTGDPLVDAYLWIKRPGESDGPCRGGPAAGRWWPDYALGLARRARDRGPS; encoded by the coding sequence ATGCCAGGCCGCCGCCGTCGCATCACCACCCTGACCAGCCTCGTCCTCCTGTTGCTGGCGGCCGCCGTCACCGCCGCCTGCACCTCCTCCTCCGGGCCGGGAGCCGCCCCCGCCCGGACCCAGGCGGCCGCGCCCGCCGACGCCGAGGCCGCCGGTTCGCCGTACTGGGTGGATCCGCAGAGCGACGCGGCCCGCCAGGTCGCCGCCTGGGAAGCGCAGGGACGCAATGGTGACGCCCAGGTGCTGCGCAGGATCGCGGACCAGCCGATGGCCCTGTGGGGACCGGGGGACGATCCGGGGCCGGAGATCCGCCGGGCCGTGAACGGGGCCCGCGCGGCGGGGCGGACCGTGCTCCTGACCGCGTACAACATCCCGCACCGCGACTGCGGCCAGCACTCGGCCGGCGGGGCCGGGAGCGCCACCGCCTACCGCAGCTGGATCGGCGCCTTCGCCGACAACATCGGCGCCGCGAAGGCCATCGTCATCCTGGAGCCGGACGCCGTCCCGCACATGGTGGACGGCTGCACCCGGGCGGACCACCACGACGAGCGCTTCCGGCTGCTGTCGGAGGCCGTCGACCGGCTGAAGCGGAACAAGAACACCAGGGTCTACCTGGACGCGGGCAATCCGGCGTGGATCCCCGATCCGATGAAGCTGGTCGGGGCGCTGTACAAGGCGGGCATCGACCGGGCCGACGGCTTCTCGCTGAATGTGTCCAACTTCCAGCCGGACGCGGCGGGGCGCGCGTACGGCGCCGCCCTCTCCCAGGAGACCGAGGGCAAGCACTTCGTCATCGACACCAGCCGCAACGGCGACGGCCCGCTGCCGGGGGACCGGCAGCAGGCCTGGTGCAATCCGCCGGGCCGGGCGCTGGGGGTGCGGCCCACGGACAAGACCGGCGATCCGCTGGTCGACGCGTACCTGTGGATCAAGCGGCCCGGGGAGTCGGACGGCCCCTGCCGGGGCGGCCCGGCGGCCGGACGCTGGTGGCCGGACTATGCGCTGGGCCTCGCCCGCCGAGCCCGGGACCGGGGACCGTCCTGA